A region of Polyangiaceae bacterium DNA encodes the following proteins:
- a CDS encoding ABC transporter permease: MGFPLELAVRYMRSKKRAFVSVGTIFAVLGVALGVAALATVMSVTGGFRAEFREKVLGVNAHVLILKYSSDFREYREVMKKVEDVPGITGIAPFVINPMMVTHGEKTATGVLLKGVDPARMPTVLDLPRHIVEGNVEGLRLTDAKPPERRRKSLFDDPTPAPKKSGADGGKSPLMLEIEKELALADDAGAPSGADAGAARADAGAPSESDAGVSEIDDEPPEDELDGGAPAGAIEPDGGFGSELPDEDLLPADVDPDPCRDPESVKKLPGIIVGKTLKENLKLELGSCVQVTSPTVGYAYSHGAVLAPVAKQFRVIAVFDAGFDQYDSKLVYTDLYEAQVFGDSGDSVTGIEMKVSDIEAARDVARKLDERLADGIYHTMDWEELNHGLFTALRIQQILMSLVLALIIVVAAFTVIATLIMVVLDKKKEIAVLKAMGASDGDLLRAFLYQGAIIGLIGATIGLGLGLLFCKGLLVYGFPLDPKVYFISRLPVQVKPLDFSLVGVFAVLVCLLATVWPAMYAARLRPAEAFREQQ; this comes from the coding sequence ATGGGATTCCCGCTGGAGCTCGCCGTCCGCTACATGCGCTCCAAGAAGCGGGCTTTCGTCTCGGTGGGGACCATCTTCGCGGTGCTCGGGGTGGCCCTGGGCGTGGCGGCGCTGGCGACCGTGATGAGCGTGACCGGCGGCTTCCGCGCCGAGTTCCGCGAGAAGGTCCTGGGCGTGAACGCGCACGTCCTGATCCTCAAGTACTCCAGTGACTTTCGCGAGTACCGCGAGGTGATGAAGAAGGTCGAGGATGTGCCGGGCATCACCGGCATCGCCCCCTTCGTGATCAACCCGATGATGGTGACGCACGGGGAGAAGACGGCGACCGGCGTGCTCTTGAAGGGCGTCGATCCGGCTCGCATGCCGACCGTGCTGGACCTGCCGCGCCACATCGTCGAAGGCAACGTCGAGGGCCTGCGCCTGACCGACGCGAAGCCTCCGGAGCGGCGGCGCAAGAGCTTGTTCGACGACCCCACGCCGGCGCCGAAGAAGAGCGGCGCGGACGGGGGCAAGAGCCCCTTGATGCTCGAGATCGAGAAGGAGCTCGCGCTCGCCGACGACGCTGGAGCTCCCAGCGGCGCCGACGCCGGAGCGGCGCGGGCCGATGCCGGCGCCCCTTCGGAGAGCGACGCCGGGGTGAGCGAGATCGACGACGAGCCTCCCGAGGACGAGCTCGACGGCGGCGCCCCAGCCGGCGCCATCGAGCCCGACGGCGGGTTCGGCAGCGAGCTCCCGGACGAGGATCTGCTGCCGGCGGACGTGGATCCCGATCCCTGCCGAGATCCGGAGAGCGTGAAGAAGCTGCCCGGGATCATCGTGGGCAAGACCCTGAAGGAGAACCTGAAGCTCGAGCTCGGCTCCTGCGTGCAGGTGACCTCTCCGACCGTCGGATACGCCTATTCCCACGGCGCCGTTCTGGCCCCGGTGGCCAAGCAGTTCCGCGTCATCGCGGTGTTCGACGCGGGCTTCGACCAGTACGACTCGAAGCTCGTCTACACCGATCTCTACGAGGCCCAGGTGTTCGGCGATTCCGGCGACAGCGTCACCGGCATCGAGATGAAGGTGTCCGACATCGAGGCGGCCCGCGACGTGGCGCGAAAGCTCGACGAGCGGCTGGCCGACGGCATCTACCACACCATGGACTGGGAAGAGCTGAACCACGGCCTGTTCACGGCGCTGCGCATCCAGCAAATCCTGATGAGCCTCGTCTTGGCGCTGATCATCGTGGTCGCTGCGTTCACCGTCATCGCCACGTTGATCATGGTGGTGCTGGACAAGAAGAAGGAGATCGCCGTGCTGAAGGCCATGGGGGCCAGCGACGGGGACCTCTTGCGCGCGTTCCTGTACCAGGGCGCCATCATCGGCCTGATCGGCGCCACCATCGGCCTCGGCCTCGGCCTCCTGTTCTGCAAGGGGCTCCTGGTCTACGGCTTCCCCTTGGACCCGAAGGTCTATTTCATTTCGCGGCTGCCGGTTCAGGTCAAGCCGCTCGATTTCTCGCTGGTGGGTGTGTTCGCGGTATTGGTCTGCCTGCTCGCCACCGTCTGGCCGGCGATGTACGCGGCGCGGCTGCGCCCTGCGGAAGCCTTCCGGGAACAGCAGTGA
- a CDS encoding HD domain-containing protein produces the protein MRAVSELLERSLPDAVRGLCKRLREAGYRSWVVGGCVRDQVLAETRGHADAAVRNDWDVATNALPEEVMRLFRRVIPTGIKHGTVTVLLDDVGYEVTTLRGETTYSDGRRPDSVYFVDDIVADLARRDFTINAMAYDPLERSLIDPFDGMDDLRAGVLRAVGNAAERFAEDGLRVLRAARFAATLEVEIEPETARAIEPSLSSYAKVSPERIRDEWMKAMKARRPSRAFEVMKDHGMLAISAPELLESVGCEQNRYHSFDVWGHAMACLDACPPSAVLRVAGLLHDIGKPRSRAFSEKTNDYTFYEHERIGAEMAEPLLARLRFSNDERERVVGLVRHHLICYDDSWSDAAVRRWIRRVSPELLADLYELNRADVLGKGRDASEDLDHLAALKQRVAALMAAGAAMSARDLAVNGHDLMEIVGMKPGPGLGKVLAALLDEVIENPELNQREPLLERARQLAEGESA, from the coding sequence GTGCGTGCCGTGAGCGAGCTGCTCGAACGCTCGCTGCCGGACGCGGTGCGCGGCTTGTGCAAGCGACTCCGGGAGGCCGGCTATCGTTCCTGGGTGGTGGGGGGATGCGTGCGGGACCAGGTCTTGGCCGAGACACGCGGCCACGCCGACGCCGCGGTCCGCAACGACTGGGATGTGGCCACGAACGCCCTCCCCGAGGAGGTGATGCGGCTGTTCCGCCGGGTCATCCCCACCGGCATCAAGCACGGCACGGTGACCGTGTTGCTCGACGACGTCGGCTACGAGGTCACCACGCTCCGGGGCGAGACGACCTACTCCGACGGCCGGCGTCCCGACTCCGTGTATTTCGTCGACGACATCGTGGCGGATCTCGCGCGCCGGGACTTCACCATCAACGCGATGGCATACGACCCGCTCGAGCGCTCGCTGATCGACCCCTTCGACGGCATGGACGATCTGCGCGCGGGGGTGCTTCGTGCCGTGGGCAACGCGGCCGAGCGCTTCGCGGAGGACGGGCTGCGCGTGCTCAGAGCCGCGCGCTTCGCCGCGACGCTGGAGGTCGAGATAGAGCCGGAGACTGCCCGCGCCATCGAGCCCTCGCTCTCCAGCTACGCGAAGGTCAGCCCGGAGCGGATCCGCGACGAGTGGATGAAGGCGATGAAGGCCCGGCGCCCCAGCCGCGCCTTCGAGGTGATGAAGGACCACGGCATGCTGGCGATCAGCGCTCCGGAGCTGCTCGAGTCCGTGGGTTGCGAGCAGAACCGCTACCACAGCTTCGACGTCTGGGGTCACGCCATGGCTTGCCTGGACGCCTGCCCGCCCAGCGCCGTGCTGCGAGTCGCCGGGCTCTTGCACGACATCGGCAAGCCGCGCTCGCGTGCCTTCAGCGAGAAGACCAACGACTACACCTTCTACGAGCACGAGCGCATCGGAGCGGAGATGGCCGAGCCGTTGCTCGCCCGGCTCCGCTTCTCGAACGACGAGCGCGAGCGCGTGGTCGGGCTCGTGCGTCACCACCTGATCTGCTACGACGACTCCTGGTCCGACGCGGCGGTGCGGCGCTGGATCCGGCGCGTTTCACCGGAGCTGCTAGCCGACCTGTACGAGCTGAACCGCGCGGACGTGCTCGGCAAGGGCCGCGATGCCAGTGAGGACCTCGACCACCTCGCTGCGTTGAAGCAGCGGGTCGCCGCGCTGATGGCGGCCGGTGCGGCGATGAGCGCCAGGGATCTCGCCGTCAACGGTCACGACCTGATGGAAATCGTCGGGATGAAGCCAGGTCCCGGGCTCGGCAAGGTGCTGGCGGCGCTGCTCGACGAGGTCATCGAGAACCCGGAGCTGAACCAGCGCGAGCCCCTGCTGGAGCGGGCGCGCCAGCTCGCGGAAGGAGAGAGCGCGTGA
- a CDS encoding DUF3105 domain-containing protein — MTTRRLALVLLALSGTSCGAMSDLPDGSDSVCQAVSAAEPLEGAGHVPDCYPVSYQSNPPSSGQHYQNWAAHGAYRAALPRGFWVHNLEHGAVVLGYNCADGCPDEVADAEQFLEGLPADPSCPGGQRVLLLPDPLLDVRWAASAWGFTLRAGCFDPNAFRRFYDEHYAKAPEDVCSEGIELRQADGTLTLPASCGE, encoded by the coding sequence GTGACCACCCGACGCCTCGCCCTGGTCCTGCTCGCGCTCTCCGGGACGAGCTGCGGCGCGATGAGCGACCTGCCCGACGGCTCGGACAGCGTTTGCCAGGCGGTGAGCGCGGCAGAGCCGCTCGAGGGGGCGGGTCACGTCCCGGACTGCTACCCGGTGAGCTACCAGTCGAACCCGCCCTCGTCGGGCCAGCACTACCAGAACTGGGCGGCGCACGGGGCCTACCGCGCTGCGCTTCCCCGCGGCTTCTGGGTACACAACCTGGAGCACGGCGCGGTCGTGCTCGGCTACAACTGCGCCGACGGCTGCCCGGACGAAGTGGCCGACGCCGAGCAGTTTCTGGAGGGGCTGCCCGCGGATCCGAGCTGCCCCGGCGGGCAGCGCGTGTTGCTCTTGCCCGATCCGCTCCTCGACGTGCGCTGGGCGGCGAGCGCCTGGGGCTTCACGCTGCGCGCGGGTTGTTTCGACCCAAACGCGTTTCGTCGCTTCTACGACGAGCACTACGCCAAGGCCCCGGAAGACGTCTGCTCCGAAGGCATCGAGCTACGGCAAGCCGACGGCACGCTGACTCTGCCTGCGAGCTGCGGCGAGTGA
- a CDS encoding tetratricopeptide repeat protein, translating into MRASLLLVVGLLISGLTGCKGTAPLPPKAVELNRAGVEALEQGDLETADARFALALEYNPKFVEALVNQGLVELQRGNFRRARQLLTRARRLNPDVAQPHHGLGVLAERERRPDVAAKHYDEALKVDPGFAPARANLARLYFESGRFEHARIQFKRLMEVAPEEPAGFVGLAESLLQLGRHAEAEDVVARGTKRFPESADLTILSARNLLRRGEVEPAVKLLTPLARSRDDVSVAALGWLATAELARGRARHAVGAAERALALDPRDPVSVYVMAAALTELRDPGAAAWIERTEQLAPGSARNIKAP; encoded by the coding sequence ATGCGCGCCTCCCTCCTCTTGGTCGTCGGGCTCCTGATCTCGGGTCTCACGGGATGCAAAGGGACAGCCCCATTGCCGCCCAAGGCTGTCGAGCTGAACCGCGCTGGAGTCGAAGCGCTGGAGCAGGGCGACCTCGAGACCGCGGACGCGCGCTTCGCGCTGGCCCTGGAGTACAACCCGAAGTTCGTCGAGGCGCTGGTCAACCAGGGGCTGGTGGAGCTGCAGCGCGGCAACTTCCGCCGCGCGCGCCAGCTGCTCACGCGGGCGCGCCGCCTGAACCCGGACGTGGCGCAACCGCACCACGGTCTGGGTGTGCTGGCGGAGCGCGAACGGCGCCCCGATGTCGCGGCCAAGCACTACGACGAAGCGCTGAAGGTGGACCCCGGGTTCGCACCGGCCCGAGCCAACCTGGCGCGGCTCTACTTCGAGAGCGGGCGTTTCGAGCATGCGCGCATCCAGTTCAAGCGGCTGATGGAGGTCGCGCCGGAGGAGCCCGCGGGTTTCGTCGGCCTGGCCGAAAGCCTCTTGCAGCTCGGCCGTCACGCGGAGGCGGAGGACGTTGTGGCGCGCGGCACGAAGCGCTTCCCCGAGTCCGCAGACCTCACCATCCTCTCCGCGCGAAACCTGCTGCGGCGCGGTGAGGTGGAGCCGGCGGTGAAGCTCTTGACGCCGCTCGCACGCTCTCGGGACGACGTGTCGGTGGCTGCGCTCGGCTGGCTGGCGACGGCCGAGCTCGCTCGCGGCCGTGCTCGCCACGCGGTGGGGGCCGCGGAGCGTGCGCTCGCGCTCGATCCTCGGGACCCGGTCTCGGTATACGTGATGGCCGCCGCGCTGACCGAGCTCCGGGACCCGGGCGCCGCGGCCTGGATCGAGCGCACGGAGCAGCTGGCACCGGGCTCCGCGCGGAACATCAAAGCCCCCTGA
- a CDS encoding DUF1080 domain-containing protein produces the protein MSEQMRLGEGHGSASRPRLTHQLALWVSLLLSASGCGSNQEPSAAADAGDGFVPYFDGESVEGFEFVGITQDDVSVEDGVLKCKCQPNGYMYKNESFRNFVMKLEFRFERPAGLAPGADSTFTGNSGYFVYLTPPHEIWPRCLEVQGSYQESGDIFGLPGLLPGADDPDMAKIAAQRRPVGEWNTLSISSQEGALEIDLNGVVVNTSAAGELVEGLIALESEGAEIHWRNVMIKKKP, from the coding sequence ATGAGCGAGCAGATGCGGCTCGGGGAAGGTCACGGATCGGCGTCACGCCCTCGGCTGACGCATCAGCTTGCGCTCTGGGTTTCGCTCCTTTTGTCGGCGAGCGGCTGCGGCTCGAACCAGGAGCCGAGCGCGGCCGCCGACGCCGGTGACGGTTTCGTGCCCTATTTCGACGGCGAGAGCGTCGAGGGTTTCGAGTTCGTCGGTATCACGCAGGACGACGTGAGCGTCGAGGACGGCGTCTTGAAGTGCAAGTGCCAGCCCAACGGCTACATGTACAAGAACGAGTCGTTTCGGAATTTCGTGATGAAGCTCGAGTTTCGTTTCGAACGCCCGGCGGGCCTCGCGCCCGGTGCAGACTCGACGTTCACGGGTAACAGCGGCTACTTCGTCTACTTGACGCCGCCCCACGAGATCTGGCCGCGCTGTCTGGAGGTGCAGGGCAGCTACCAGGAGAGCGGCGACATCTTCGGCTTGCCCGGACTGCTACCGGGCGCGGACGACCCGGACATGGCGAAGATCGCCGCACAGAGAAGGCCGGTCGGCGAGTGGAACACGCTCTCGATCTCGTCACAGGAAGGAGCGCTCGAAATCGATCTGAACGGCGTCGTGGTGAACACGAGCGCGGCGGGCGAGCTCGTCGAAGGACTGATTGCGCTCGAGAGCGAGGGGGCGGAGATCCACTGGCGAAACGTGATGATTAAGAAGAAGCCGTGA
- a CDS encoding serine/threonine protein kinase — translation MPQVAPLKLVTVVNSSMVDIEFETSQVTRVPTEKERTDPYIGTTIDGRYRVERILGEGGMGVVYRCTHTIIGKKVAMKVLRADLARDKEVTERFLNEARSASAIGNAHIIDISDFGLLPDGSTYFVMEFLEGDPLTKIVEGGKPVPVERLVSIARQLAEGLAAAHTAGIVHRDLKPDNIHLISRGGEKDFVKILDFGIAKVSTSTEGRLTRAGAVFGTPHYMAPEQAAGAPVDHRGDIYSYGVILYELASGKVPFDADNFMGILTQHMYKAPVPIRALVPQPQEVPPGLEAIVLKCLSKRPEQRYQSMEEVLADLDKLRAGAIPAAVPEMMNRSGGFNVPADYFKTGVQAGMPAPMPASPLELGVVRSKWPLYAGIAGVLTAVGIVGGIFAFGSEGTAKPEPTASVAPPPPKPEPTPEPPKAAKKQVVLAIEPIDAQVFFGSESLGQSPVVLELSEGEKKEVEIKRDGFRPKKLTVDTSEAKLSVKLVRIPGVRYIPPVKKPEEKKPAGGKTGGGKTGGGDPAIVDPWK, via the coding sequence ATGCCCCAGGTGGCGCCGCTGAAGCTCGTCACCGTGGTGAACTCCTCGATGGTCGACATCGAGTTCGAGACCAGCCAGGTCACGCGCGTCCCCACCGAGAAAGAACGCACCGACCCGTACATCGGCACGACCATCGACGGCCGCTACCGCGTGGAACGCATCTTGGGCGAAGGCGGCATGGGTGTCGTCTACCGCTGCACCCACACCATCATCGGCAAGAAGGTGGCGATGAAGGTGCTGCGAGCGGATCTCGCGCGCGACAAGGAAGTGACGGAGCGCTTCCTCAACGAAGCGCGCTCCGCGTCGGCCATCGGCAACGCGCACATCATCGACATCAGCGACTTCGGGCTCCTGCCGGACGGCTCCACCTACTTCGTGATGGAGTTCCTGGAAGGGGATCCGCTGACGAAGATCGTCGAAGGCGGCAAGCCGGTGCCGGTCGAACGCCTGGTCAGTATCGCGCGACAGCTGGCCGAAGGCCTGGCGGCCGCCCACACCGCGGGCATCGTTCACCGCGATCTGAAGCCCGACAACATCCACCTGATCAGCCGCGGTGGAGAGAAGGACTTCGTCAAGATCCTCGACTTCGGCATCGCCAAGGTCTCGACCAGCACCGAGGGGCGGCTCACCCGCGCCGGGGCCGTGTTCGGAACTCCCCACTACATGGCGCCGGAGCAGGCCGCTGGCGCGCCGGTCGATCATCGTGGGGACATCTACTCCTACGGCGTGATCCTGTACGAGCTGGCCAGCGGCAAGGTCCCGTTCGACGCCGACAACTTCATGGGGATCCTGACGCAGCACATGTACAAAGCGCCGGTCCCCATCCGCGCTCTCGTGCCGCAGCCCCAAGAGGTGCCGCCGGGCCTCGAGGCCATCGTGCTGAAGTGCCTCTCGAAGCGTCCGGAGCAGCGCTACCAGTCGATGGAAGAGGTGCTCGCCGATCTGGACAAGCTCCGCGCCGGCGCGATCCCGGCGGCAGTGCCGGAGATGATGAACCGCTCTGGCGGGTTCAACGTGCCGGCTGACTACTTCAAGACCGGCGTGCAGGCAGGCATGCCCGCGCCGATGCCGGCGTCGCCGCTCGAGCTCGGGGTGGTGCGCTCGAAGTGGCCGCTCTACGCCGGCATCGCCGGCGTGCTCACCGCGGTGGGGATCGTCGGCGGCATCTTCGCCTTCGGCTCCGAGGGCACCGCGAAGCCCGAGCCCACGGCGAGCGTCGCGCCGCCGCCGCCCAAGCCGGAGCCGACGCCGGAGCCGCCGAAGGCCGCGAAGAAGCAGGTGGTGTTGGCCATCGAGCCCATCGACGCGCAGGTGTTCTTCGGCAGCGAGAGCCTCGGGCAGAGCCCGGTGGTGCTCGAGCTCTCCGAAGGCGAGAAGAAAGAAGTCGAGATCAAGCGTGACGGCTTCAGGCCGAAGAAGCTGACGGTCGACACCTCCGAGGCGAAGCTGTCGGTGAAGCTCGTGCGCATTCCCGGCGTGCGCTACATCCCACCGGTGAAGAAGCCCGAGGAGAAGAAGCCGGCCGGCGGCAAGACGGGCGGCGGCAAGACGGGCGGCGGGGACCCGGCGATCGTCGACCCGTGGAAGTGA
- a CDS encoding response regulator, with the protein MRGIVLQSESFEALALQMEVGGDEQELELPCTDGLKDGEWVLATFCVGEDTTAVAACVVDRGDGLRLAFTDRDWSRLWQFANSMEPPTIPPPSMPLPAFEIRAPEDASVLIVDDDSDLQNVVCAMLRAAGFQAAAVSSAEEAFDSLREFRPDLMVLDWNLPGMSGVDFCRRLRKEPRMNRLPVLFLTAHSSTSDIVEAFAAGADDFVSKPFRAPELAARVLGLIRRAHMPPPSVRGGGRPG; encoded by the coding sequence GTGAGGGGCATCGTCCTTCAATCCGAGAGCTTCGAGGCGCTCGCATTGCAGATGGAAGTCGGAGGCGACGAGCAGGAGCTCGAGCTGCCTTGCACCGACGGCCTCAAGGACGGCGAGTGGGTGCTGGCGACCTTCTGCGTCGGGGAGGACACCACCGCCGTGGCGGCCTGCGTGGTCGATCGCGGTGACGGCCTGCGCTTGGCGTTCACTGATCGGGACTGGTCGAGGCTCTGGCAGTTCGCGAACTCGATGGAGCCGCCCACCATCCCACCGCCCAGCATGCCGCTGCCGGCCTTCGAGATCCGGGCGCCCGAGGACGCCAGCGTCCTGATCGTGGACGACGACTCGGACTTGCAGAACGTGGTCTGCGCCATGCTGCGCGCGGCGGGCTTTCAGGCGGCAGCCGTGTCAAGCGCGGAGGAGGCCTTCGACTCGCTGCGCGAGTTCCGGCCCGACCTGATGGTGCTCGACTGGAACCTGCCGGGGATGAGCGGCGTGGACTTCTGCCGGCGCCTGCGCAAGGAGCCGCGCATGAACCGGCTGCCGGTGTTGTTCCTGACAGCGCACTCCTCCACCAGCGACATCGTCGAGGCGTTCGCTGCCGGAGCCGACGACTTCGTGAGCAAGCCCTTCCGCGCGCCCGAGCTCGCCGCCCGCGTCCTCGGGCTGATCCGGCGCGCCCACATGCCGCCGCCGTCGGTCAGGGGCGGCGGCAGGCCCGGCTGA